The Seriola aureovittata isolate HTS-2021-v1 ecotype China chromosome 12, ASM2101889v1, whole genome shotgun sequence genome window below encodes:
- the map2k2b gene encoding dual specificity mitogen-activated protein kinase kinase 2b, whose translation MPPKKRPVPLNITPTGDGLSTSINTDVSSEANLEALKKILEELDLDEQQKKRLEAFLTQKAKVGELKDDDFHRICELGAGNGGVVNKECHKPSGIIMARKLIHLEIKPAIRNQIIRELQVLHECNSPYIVGFYGAFYSDGEISICMEHMDGGSLDQVLKEARRIPEEILGKVSIAVLRGLAYLREKHQIMHRDVKPSNILVNSRGEIKLCDFGVSGQLIDSMANSFVGTRSYMSPERLQGTHYSVQSDVWSMGLSLVELSIGRFPIPPPDAKELEAIFGRPILDGSEGETHSTSPRPRPPGRPVSGHGAVMAIFELLDYIVNEPPPKLPHGIFTSDFQDFVTKCLIKNPADRADLKMLMNHTFIKRSEAEEIDFAGWLCKTMGLNQPSTPTRTAD comes from the exons ATGCCTCCTAAAAAGAGACCAGTTCCCTTAAACATTACTCCCACTGGCGATGGATTATCCACCTCCATCAACACAGATGTTTCATCTGA GGCTAATTTAGAGGCACTTAAGAAAATATTGGAAGAGTTGGACCTGGATgaacaacagaagaaaagatTAGAAGCTTTCCTTACCCAGAAGGCCAAGGTTGGCGAGTTGAAAGATGATGACTTCCATCGAATCTGTGAGCTGGGTGCAGGCAATGGAGGTGTAGTCAACAAGGAGTGCCACAAACCATCAGGAATAATCATGGCCAGAAAG CTCATTCATCTAGAAATTAAACCTGCTATCAGAAACCAGATCATCCGAGAGCTTCAGGTGTTGCATGAGTGTAACTCTCCCTACATTGTAGGCTTCTATGGAGCCTTTTACAGCGATGGAGAGATCAGCATCTGTATGGAACACATG GATGGTGGATCTTTGGACCAGGTGCTAAAAGAAGCAAGAAGGATTCCTGAAGAGATTCTGGGCAAAGTCAGCATTGCT gttttgaGAGGCCTTGCCTACCTAAGAGAAAAACACCAAATCATGCATAGAG ATGTTAAGCCTTCAAACATACTGGTGAATTCACGTGGTGAGATCAAGTTGTGTGACTTTGGTGTGAGCGGGCAGCTCATAGACTCTATGGCCAATTCCTTTGTTGGGACAAGATCTTATATGTCG cCTGAGAGACTGCAGGGAACCCACTATTCTGTGCAGTCAGATGTATGGAGTATGGGCTTGTCCCTTGTGGAGCTGTCAATTGGACGATTCCCCATCCCTCCTCCAGATGCTAAAGAACTGGAGGCCATATTTGGAAGACCCATATTGGATGGTAGTGAGGGGGAGACACACAGCACTTCACCCAGACCTAGGCCACCGGGTAGACCCGTCAGCG GTCATGGTGCGGTAATGGCTATCTTTGAACTCCTAGACTACATAGTAAATGAG CCTCCCCCAAAACTACCACATGGTATATTCACTTCTGATTTCCAGGACTTTGTGACAAAGTG TCTCATCAAAAATCCAGCAGACAGGGCAGACTTGAAAATGTTGATG aATCACACGTTTATCAAGCGGTCTGAGGCGGAGGAGATAGATTTTGCTGGCTGGCTTTGCAAAACCATGGGGCTGAACCAACCAAGCACTCCCACACGTACTGCAGACTGA
- the LOC130178395 gene encoding organic cation/carnitine transporter 2-like, producing the protein MGGKIKDFDEITSFLGDYGPFQILIIVLFSLSAIPCGYMGVLAVFVSDTPEHHCKVSISSSRNGTDVELPFRERSSWIGPDSCSRYKVDGNWSETVLLSNETEQCLDGWVYSTERYTATIVSEWDLVCDNAWKVPFSTSSFFVGVLIGSFISGHLSDRFGRKPVFFFTMVLQTVATLIQATSVSWVMFSILNCLRGLGQISNYIVSLVLGSEMLSQSARVSYTFLGHSLGFGIGYALLPLFAYFIRGWRMLLVATAIPGFLFIPTWWLIPESPRWLLQKGRVEEAELVIRNAAKRNRVPVPEVIFRAGECLELMQNKGEEEQTYTYMDLIRTRNMRNITMLGVFIWMSVAMVFYGLSLNTSNLNGNVYLNCFISAAIDIMVYVASWLLVNRVPRPTLLFSTLMFCGITLLIIRLLPEEMHVMLQVLALVGRMGVSSAYCLIYVFFTELIPTVVRNMGLGIASTAARIGTIICPYVIYIGVYSKMLPYIVFGTISIMAAVVSMLLPDTRNGKLPSLISQAKPIRGSCCCPTERATVKADTTEGCKEMNKSSPC; encoded by the exons ATGGGTGGAAAAATCAAAGACTTCGATGAAATTACGTCTTTTCTGGGCGACTACGGCCCTTTTCAAATCCTAATAATTGTTCTGTTCAGTTTAAGTGCAATTCCATGTGGCTACATGGGAGTACTCGCGGTTTTTGTTTCGGATACACCTGAGCACCACTGCAAAGTATCGATCAGCTCCTCGCGCAACGGCACAGATGTGGAGCTTCCCTTCCGCGAGCGGAGCAGCTGGATTGGACCTGACAGCTGTTCACGATACAAAGTGGATGGAAACTGGTCGGAGACAGTGTTACTCAGTAATGAGACAGAGCAATGTCTGGATGGCTGGGTCTACAGCACTGAGAGATACACCGCGACCATTGTGTCTGAG TGGGATCTGGTGTGTGACAATGCATGGAAGGTCCCTTTCTCCACTTCCTCATTCTTTGTGGGAGTCCTGATTGGATCCTTTATCAGTGGTCACCTCTCAGACAG GTTTGGCAGAAAGCcggtgttttttttcaccatggTCTTGCAAACAGTTGCTACCTTGATCCAGGCCACCTCCGTCAGTTGGGTCATGTTCAGTATCCTTAACTGTTTGAGAGGACTAGGCCAGATATCCAATTACATCGTGTCACTCGTGCTGG GGTCTGAGATGCTGAGCCAGTCTGCCAGGGTGAGCTACACTTTTCTGGGCCACAGTCTAGGTTTTGGCATCGGTTATGCCTTGTTGCCGCTCTTTGCCTACTTCATACGAGGCTGGAGGATGTTGCTGGTTGCCACTGCCATCCCCGGCTTCCTATTTATTCCAACATGGTG GCTGATTCCTGAGTCTCCACGTTGGCTTTTGCAGAAAGGTCGTGTGGAGGAGGCTGAGCTTGTCATACGCAATGCTGCGAAAAGGAACAGAGTCCCCGTCCCTGAGGTCATATTCAGGGCTGGAGAGTGCTTGGAGCTCATg CAAAATAAAGGTGAAGAAGAGCAGACATACACTTACATGGACCTGATACGCACCCGTAACATGAGGAACATTACAATGCTAGGTGTTTTTATATG GATGTCTGTCGCCATGGTCTTCTATGGTCTCTCTCTCAATACAAGCAACCTGAATGGAAATGTCTACCTCAACTGCTTCATTTCTGCGGCCATTGACATTATGGTGTATGTAGCCTCTTGGCTGCTGGTCAACCGGGTCCCAAGACCcactctcctcttctccacacTCATGTTCTGTGGCATCACGCTTCTGATCATCAGGCTGCTTCCTGAGG aaatgCATGTCATGCTGCAGGTCTTGGCCTTGGTGGGAAGGATGGGTGTGTCTAGTGCTTACTGTCTCATCTACGTGTTCTTCACCGAGCTGATCCCCACTGTGGTCAGGAACATGGGATTAGGGATCGCCTCCACAGCTGCACGAATAGGCACCATCATTTGTCCCTATGTGATTTACATAG gTGTTTACAGCAAGATGCTCCCATACATTGTTTTTGGCACAATCAGCATCATGGCTGCTGTTGTTAGCATGTTGCTGCCAGACACCAGAAACGGCAAACTTCCCAGCCTTATCAGCCAGGCCAAACCTATCAGAGG CTCCTGCTGCTGTCCAACGGAAAGGGCTACAGTCAAGGCAGATACAACTGAAGGCTGTAAAGAAATGAACAAGAGCTCCCCCTGCtga